The DNA window GCGTTCGGCGTGGGGTTCGCGCTGTTTCCGGTGGTCACCGCGCTGGTCCGGCTCTGCGCCGGGCTGCACCGCCGGCTGGCCCGCTGGGGCGGGGTCGAGCTGGCCACGCCCTACCTGCCGGCGCCGGCAGGCGCGCAGTTCGGCACCTGGCGGCGGTTCCGCTGGGTGGTGAGCGACCCGGCCACCTGGCGGGACCTGTCCTGGCTGCTGCCCGGCGCGGTCACCGGCGCGGTCTGCCTGGCCGCCTTCGTCCTGCCGCTGTACGGCCTGGAGGGCGTGCTCGGGGTCCCCCTGGTGCTGCACCTGACCGTCGGCTTCGGCTACGGCCCGTTCTGGCCGATCGACAACCTCCTCGAGGCGTTGCTCTGCTTCCCGCTGGGCGCGCTGTTCCTGGTCGGTGGGCTGGCCGCGGGGCGCTGGCTGGTCTGGCTGCACCTGGCCTTCGCCCGGTTCTTCCTGCCGCCGACCCGCAGCGCCGAGCTGGCACTGCGGGTCCGCCAGCTCACCGTCACCCGGGCCGAGACGGTGGACGCGCAGGCGGCCGAGCTGCGGCGGATCGAGCGGGACCTGCACGACGGGGCGCAGGCCCGGATCGTCGCGCTGAGCATGAGCATCGGCCTGGCCGAGCAGCTGCTGGCCGACGACCCGGAGGCGGTGCGGCGGCTGCTCGCCGAGGCCCGG is part of the Micromonospora halotolerans genome and encodes:
- a CDS encoding sensor histidine kinase — protein: MDGVRGLLRTWIRPGAVTAAQGLLIALLSLTTHVALFVLSLVSLVLIPAFGVGFALFPVVTALVRLCAGLHRRLARWGGVELATPYLPAPAGAQFGTWRRFRWVVSDPATWRDLSWLLPGAVTGAVCLAAFVLPLYGLEGVLGVPLVLHLTVGFGYGPFWPIDNLLEALLCFPLGALFLVGGLAAGRWLVWLHLAFARFFLPPTRSAELALRVRQLTVTRAETVDAQAAELRRIERDLHDGAQARIVALSMSIGLAEQLLADDPEAVRRLLAEARETSGQALAELRGLVRGIHPPVLAERGLAGAVRALALAVPLPVAVAVDLPGRPAAPVESAAYFAVAEGLANVSKHSGATRAWVELGHADGRLTIVVGDDGRGGADPAAGGGLAGMGRRLAAFDGTMVVTSPAGGPTVISMELPCELSSPRISPSSGTG